The Spirosoma foliorum genome has a window encoding:
- the preA gene encoding NAD-dependent dihydropyrimidine dehydrogenase subunit PreA, translated as MADLRANFLGIKSPNPFWLASAPPTDKQYNVLRAFEAGWGGVVWKTLGSQVKNVSSRYSSIDYGGTKMMGFNNIELISDRPLDINLREIAECVRLFPDRAMIVSLMADNTREKWHELIAQVEDTGAHGLELNFGCPHGMTERGMGAAVGQDPEIAKMVVEWVMEKATLPVITKLTPNVHSVVPTGRAAVEGGTNALSLINTIQSVTGVDLDTFVPNPYVAGKSVYGGYCGPAVKPIALKMLTTIAQDPVTAPLPISGIGGVSTWKDAVEFMLLGASNVQVCTAVMKHGFRIVEDMCDGMNNWMDEKGFKTLDDFIGKSVPTITHWEDLDINYHIVANINQDKCIHCGLCYIACEDTSHQSINLTFGNPYNTYSIKEDECVGCNLCKLVCPVDSCITMVEQRKGDEYLNWKEFQRRGLPLNDH; from the coding sequence ATGGCAGATTTACGCGCAAACTTCCTCGGCATCAAATCGCCAAATCCGTTCTGGCTGGCGAGTGCCCCCCCGACGGATAAACAATATAACGTGCTCCGGGCCTTCGAAGCCGGTTGGGGCGGTGTCGTCTGGAAAACCTTGGGGAGTCAGGTAAAAAATGTATCCTCCCGCTATTCGTCCATTGATTATGGTGGCACGAAAATGATGGGGTTCAACAACATCGAACTCATTTCGGATCGTCCGCTCGACATCAACCTGCGCGAGATTGCCGAGTGCGTACGTCTCTTTCCTGATCGGGCGATGATCGTCTCACTCATGGCCGATAATACCCGTGAGAAGTGGCATGAATTAATCGCTCAGGTTGAGGATACAGGTGCCCATGGCCTCGAACTAAATTTTGGCTGTCCCCACGGCATGACCGAGCGCGGTATGGGTGCAGCCGTTGGGCAAGACCCGGAAATTGCCAAAATGGTAGTCGAATGGGTCATGGAAAAGGCAACGCTTCCGGTTATTACCAAGCTCACGCCTAATGTTCACTCGGTGGTACCGACGGGTCGGGCTGCGGTTGAAGGGGGTACGAATGCGCTGTCGTTGATTAATACGATTCAGTCGGTAACGGGAGTCGATCTGGATACGTTTGTTCCCAATCCATATGTCGCGGGCAAGTCGGTTTATGGCGGTTACTGCGGCCCGGCCGTTAAGCCAATCGCCCTAAAAATGCTGACAACTATTGCGCAGGACCCGGTTACGGCCCCACTGCCGATTTCTGGCATTGGCGGAGTGAGCACCTGGAAAGATGCCGTTGAGTTCATGCTGCTAGGAGCCTCGAATGTGCAGGTTTGTACCGCCGTTATGAAGCACGGCTTCCGCATTGTGGAAGACATGTGCGATGGCATGAACAACTGGATGGACGAAAAAGGCTTTAAAACCCTCGACGATTTCATCGGCAAATCGGTACCTACGATCACCCATTGGGAAGACCTCGACATCAATTACCATATTGTTGCCAACATCAATCAGGACAAGTGTATTCACTGCGGCTTGTGCTACATCGCCTGCGAAGACACTTCGCACCAATCGATTAATCTGACATTTGGCAACCCTTACAACACGTATTCGATTAAAGAAGATGAGTGTGTTGGGTGCAATTTGTGTAAATTAGTCTGCCCGGTCGATAGTTGCATCACGATGGTGGAGCAGCGCAAGGGTGACGAATACCTGAACTGGAAAGAGTTTCAACGGCGCGGACTGCCCTTGAATGATCACTAA
- a CDS encoding uracil-xanthine permease family protein, whose product MSEPVSAQPTRLVYGLEDKVPLVPALLVSLQQVGAMVVGTITPALILSGILHFKPEETAYLVSMALVASALGTFLQTMRFGIIGSGLLSITGTSFAFLAPLIQAGTIGGLSLMVGMSLAATPVQLVLAPFLPKLKRLFTPLVSGIVVLLIGLSLIPTGMRSIARLPTEGAPAWSGGLVALIVILVMIIAQSIGKAWARMAAVLVGVVTGYTICGVMGWLQLPAPSNGTWLTVPQLFPYGLAFKWELLFPFAFIYLVCVLEAMGDITATSQLSGLPTDGPEHWARIRGGILADGITCIGSTLIGGFPSATYAQNNGVIQMTGVAARRIGWLMAIILLCLGLFPPVGRWITVMPPCVLGALAIMLFGLVAVSGLRLIVPGGLSQRDALIAAISLGVGIGVPSQEDWLKTLPNVVQTFLESGVSAGGLAALLLNLFLPTGDKEKKLEEKPAESNLTIRSS is encoded by the coding sequence ATGAGCGAACCCGTTAGCGCACAACCCACTCGTCTCGTTTACGGCCTGGAAGACAAAGTCCCTTTGGTTCCGGCGCTCCTGGTGAGTTTACAACAGGTTGGCGCTATGGTCGTAGGCACCATCACGCCAGCGCTGATTTTGTCGGGCATTCTGCATTTCAAACCAGAAGAGACTGCTTATCTGGTAAGTATGGCATTGGTGGCATCGGCCCTAGGTACGTTTCTACAAACCATGCGGTTTGGTATCATTGGTTCTGGACTACTCAGTATTACCGGCACAAGTTTTGCCTTTCTGGCCCCACTTATTCAGGCAGGCACCATTGGTGGACTATCACTCATGGTCGGTATGTCGCTGGCGGCAACACCCGTTCAACTCGTGTTGGCCCCATTTTTACCTAAACTGAAACGCTTATTTACACCACTAGTTTCGGGTATTGTAGTGTTACTGATTGGACTTTCGTTAATTCCAACCGGTATGCGAAGTATCGCCCGATTACCGACAGAAGGTGCTCCTGCGTGGAGCGGTGGTCTGGTTGCGCTGATTGTTATTCTGGTGATGATCATTGCTCAATCGATTGGCAAAGCGTGGGCACGAATGGCAGCTGTGCTTGTCGGCGTGGTTACTGGCTATACCATTTGTGGCGTAATGGGCTGGCTTCAACTTCCCGCTCCCAGCAATGGCACCTGGCTCACAGTTCCTCAGTTATTTCCGTATGGCCTGGCCTTTAAGTGGGAATTGCTGTTTCCATTCGCGTTTATCTACCTCGTTTGCGTGCTGGAAGCAATGGGCGATATCACAGCAACGTCTCAATTATCAGGTTTGCCCACAGACGGTCCCGAACACTGGGCACGTATTCGTGGGGGCATTTTGGCCGATGGGATAACCTGTATTGGCTCCACCTTGATTGGCGGTTTTCCAAGTGCTACCTACGCCCAAAATAACGGGGTCATTCAAATGACAGGCGTTGCAGCCCGCCGGATTGGGTGGCTCATGGCGATCATTCTGCTTTGCCTGGGGCTATTTCCGCCCGTTGGACGCTGGATTACGGTCATGCCACCCTGTGTTCTGGGCGCGTTAGCCATCATGCTCTTTGGTCTAGTCGCCGTATCAGGCTTACGCCTGATAGTACCGGGTGGCTTATCCCAACGGGACGCGTTAATTGCAGCGATTTCATTAGGGGTTGGCATCGGGGTTCCTTCGCAGGAAGACTGGTTGAAAACGCTTCCTAACGTTGTGCAAACGTTTCTGGAATCGGGGGTCTCGGCAGGTGGATTAGCAGCTTTATTGCTCAATCTCTTCTTACCAACTGGCGACAAAGAAAAGAAGCTGGAAGAGAAACCAGCCGAAAGTAATCTAACAATCAGATCTTCATAG
- a CDS encoding FAD binding domain-containing protein, with translation MITFILNNKEVSTSMPPGTPVLDFVRYNQYLTGTKIGCREGDCGACTVLVGDLSTNELRYRTATSCLMPLGNAHGKHIVTIEGLNMADLNPIQQAMADESATQCGFCTPGFVVSMAGFCLSKKSPTPQNAIAAVDGNICRCTGYKSIERAATRVAYLLENRHDQNPVQFAASHAILPAYFATIQARLQSLSSTPNGELANEVPTAQRVGGGTDLYVQKHDEIKDASIRFLADNTDLKGIRQQGDQCVIGSATTVTDLIESPLIQQYFPDFKQYTTLVSSTPIRNMATIGGNFINASPIGDFTIFFLALDAELTFREGDSVREIPLRNLYLGYKTLDKHPEEQLEQIRFSLPNKQARFNFEKVSKRTHLDIASVNSAIAITVENDVITHVRLSAGGIAPIPKQLINTAEFLTRKHLTEALILDAIAVAQTESAPISDARGTEAYKRLLLGQLIKAHFIKLFPELKVEQLLTLKV, from the coding sequence TTGATAACCTTCATCCTCAATAATAAAGAAGTCAGTACATCGATGCCCCCAGGCACACCGGTGCTCGACTTTGTGCGCTATAATCAATACTTAACTGGCACTAAAATTGGCTGTCGGGAAGGCGATTGTGGAGCTTGCACGGTACTCGTTGGTGATCTATCAACCAATGAGTTACGTTATCGAACTGCAACCTCTTGCCTGATGCCGCTCGGCAACGCTCACGGCAAACACATCGTAACCATCGAAGGGCTCAACATGGCCGATCTGAACCCAATTCAGCAGGCAATGGCCGACGAATCGGCGACGCAATGTGGGTTTTGTACGCCAGGGTTTGTGGTATCAATGGCGGGCTTTTGTCTGAGTAAGAAATCACCGACCCCGCAAAACGCCATCGCTGCTGTCGACGGGAATATCTGTCGATGCACAGGTTACAAATCCATCGAACGGGCGGCTACTCGGGTGGCGTATTTATTGGAAAACCGACACGATCAAAACCCGGTACAATTTGCTGCCAGTCACGCTATTCTACCCGCCTATTTTGCCACTATTCAGGCTCGCTTACAGTCATTGTCCTCAACTCCAAATGGCGAATTGGCGAATGAAGTCCCAACGGCTCAACGCGTGGGCGGTGGAACAGATCTGTACGTACAGAAACACGATGAAATCAAGGATGCCTCGATTCGCTTTCTAGCCGACAATACGGACTTAAAAGGAATCAGACAGCAAGGCGATCAATGCGTGATCGGTTCGGCGACAACGGTCACGGATCTCATCGAATCTCCTTTAATTCAGCAGTATTTCCCTGATTTCAAGCAGTATACAACGCTGGTATCTTCAACGCCTATCCGAAATATGGCGACCATTGGGGGCAACTTCATCAACGCATCACCCATTGGCGATTTCACCATTTTTTTTCTGGCTCTGGATGCCGAATTAACCTTTCGTGAAGGCGATTCCGTAAGAGAAATCCCGCTTCGCAACTTGTATCTGGGGTATAAAACCCTCGACAAACATCCCGAAGAGCAGCTGGAACAGATACGCTTTTCGCTACCGAACAAACAAGCCCGATTCAATTTCGAGAAAGTCAGCAAACGAACACACCTCGACATTGCCAGCGTTAATTCAGCTATTGCGATTACAGTCGAAAACGATGTGATTACCCACGTTCGACTATCGGCAGGTGGCATCGCTCCTATTCCAAAGCAACTAATCAACACAGCGGAATTTCTAACCAGAAAGCACCTGACTGAAGCGTTGATTCTGGACGCTATAGCCGTTGCACAAACCGAAAGCGCGCCTATCAGTGATGCCCGAGGTACCGAAGCCTACAAACGTTTGTTGCTTGGACAATTAATCAAAGCACATTTTATCAAACTGTTTCCTGAATTGAAGGTAGAACAGTTGCTAACACTCAAAGTATAG
- a CDS encoding xanthine dehydrogenase molybdopterin binding subunit yields MKNIDSRTHVRGESVYLDDIPVIQGTLFGAAFGSPVAHGLIKNLNLAAAEAMPGVVRILTYKDVTGENQIGGIIPDEPLLAEHHVDYCGMPVAFVIAETDDEARAAVKRITIDIEPLLVITDPREAQAVGQLIVPPRTFRLGDSATAWTACDYIVEGTADTNGQEHLYIETQGAYAIPQENNGIKLYSSTQGPTAVQRAVSKSSGLPMHQIDVDVTRLGGGFGGKEDQANMWAALCALAAHILNKPIKYSLHRMEDMAMTGKRHPYSSDFKLGLDKDLKMVAYEVTFYQNAGAAADLSPAVMERTLFHCTNTYFIPNVTATAYSCRTHLPPNTAFRGFGGPQGMFVIEAAIAKAAEELGVHASVIQEKNLQQTGDEFPFGQKAQSEAHACWHKTDELYAVSEIRQKIASFNSVNQLYKKGMALMPICFGISFTNTRMNQARALVHVYTDGSVGVSTGAVEMGQGVNTKMLQVAAHIFSIDSKRVKIQSTSTYRIANTSPSAASATADLNGKAVEIACIEIMRRLKAVAAEELNVDVTSVSLKDEWVYVNGQQTDWDWNRLLIAAYAQRVSLSEHAHYATPDIHYDKSLEKGHPFAYHVYGTAIVEVTVDCLRGTYEIDAVKVVHDFGSSMNPLIDRGQIEGGIVQGIGWMTMEEVVFDKAGRLRSNALSTYKVPDIYSVPKEITIEPLQTETENLALFRSKAVGEPPLMYGIGAYFALRNAVLAFNPSATIPFDAPMTPEKVLLALYHVNPAQTSSYAQTQTANDLAVNP; encoded by the coding sequence ATGAAAAACATAGATTCCAGGACACACGTACGGGGCGAGTCGGTTTATCTGGACGATATTCCGGTTATTCAGGGTACGTTGTTCGGAGCCGCTTTTGGTTCGCCAGTAGCACATGGACTCATCAAGAACCTCAATCTGGCAGCGGCCGAAGCCATGCCGGGAGTGGTTCGTATTTTAACCTATAAAGACGTAACTGGTGAGAATCAGATTGGCGGCATTATTCCCGACGAACCGTTACTGGCCGAGCACCATGTCGATTATTGCGGCATGCCCGTTGCTTTTGTGATTGCTGAAACTGATGATGAAGCTCGAGCCGCGGTTAAACGCATTACGATCGATATTGAGCCATTGCTCGTCATCACCGACCCGCGAGAAGCGCAGGCCGTTGGCCAGTTAATTGTTCCTCCGCGAACATTCCGTTTGGGCGACTCAGCCACTGCCTGGACAGCGTGCGACTATATCGTGGAAGGAACCGCTGATACGAATGGCCAGGAGCATCTTTACATTGAAACGCAGGGCGCTTATGCTATTCCCCAGGAGAATAACGGGATCAAACTCTATTCGTCAACGCAGGGACCAACGGCGGTTCAACGTGCCGTTTCGAAATCATCGGGGCTTCCGATGCACCAGATTGATGTCGACGTAACCCGGCTAGGTGGTGGATTTGGCGGGAAAGAAGATCAGGCCAATATGTGGGCCGCCTTGTGCGCCTTAGCCGCTCATATTTTGAATAAGCCCATCAAATACTCGCTGCATCGAATGGAGGATATGGCCATGACGGGCAAACGTCACCCCTACTCGTCCGACTTTAAACTGGGGCTCGATAAAGACCTGAAGATGGTTGCTTACGAAGTAACCTTTTATCAGAACGCCGGTGCGGCCGCCGACTTATCTCCGGCGGTCATGGAGCGGACATTGTTCCATTGCACGAACACTTATTTCATTCCGAACGTAACCGCAACAGCATATAGTTGCCGAACGCATTTACCGCCCAACACGGCATTTCGGGGATTCGGTGGGCCGCAGGGTATGTTCGTAATTGAAGCCGCTATTGCCAAAGCCGCCGAAGAATTAGGCGTCCATGCATCGGTCATTCAGGAGAAAAATCTGCAACAAACGGGCGACGAATTCCCCTTTGGCCAGAAGGCCCAGAGCGAAGCGCACGCTTGCTGGCACAAAACAGATGAGCTATATGCAGTGAGCGAAATTCGGCAAAAAATAGCCTCATTTAACAGTGTTAACCAACTGTATAAGAAGGGCATGGCATTAATGCCCATTTGCTTCGGAATCTCGTTCACAAACACCCGAATGAATCAGGCTCGCGCCCTGGTGCATGTCTATACCGATGGTAGCGTAGGCGTCAGTACGGGTGCGGTAGAGATGGGCCAGGGCGTAAATACCAAAATGCTCCAGGTAGCGGCACACATATTTTCCATCGATAGTAAGCGGGTCAAAATTCAATCGACTAGCACCTATCGTATTGCCAATACATCCCCTTCTGCCGCCAGCGCCACTGCCGATTTAAACGGGAAAGCGGTCGAGATTGCCTGTATCGAAATTATGCGTCGATTGAAAGCTGTTGCAGCTGAAGAATTAAACGTCGACGTAACCAGCGTCAGCCTGAAAGACGAATGGGTTTATGTAAATGGTCAGCAAACAGACTGGGATTGGAACCGACTTTTGATTGCGGCCTATGCGCAACGGGTGAGCTTATCCGAGCATGCCCATTATGCCACGCCAGACATTCATTATGATAAATCGTTGGAGAAAGGACATCCATTTGCCTACCATGTTTACGGCACGGCCATCGTGGAAGTAACGGTCGACTGTCTGCGGGGAACCTACGAAATCGATGCCGTTAAGGTGGTGCATGATTTTGGGTCTAGCATGAATCCGCTCATTGATCGGGGTCAAATTGAAGGCGGCATTGTACAGGGCATTGGTTGGATGACGATGGAAGAAGTTGTGTTCGATAAAGCCGGTCGACTACGTTCGAACGCCTTATCGACGTACAAAGTCCCGGATATTTATTCCGTTCCGAAAGAAATTACGATTGAACCTCTCCAGACAGAGACCGAAAACTTAGCCCTATTTCGGTCGAAAGCCGTTGGGGAACCCCCGTTAATGTACGGCATTGGCGCTTATTTTGCCTTACGGAATGCGGTGCTGGCATTCAACCCATCGGCCACGATTCCGTTTGATGCCCCCATGACTCCGGAAAAAGTCCTGCTGGCTTTGTATCATGTGAACCCTGCCCAGACTTCATCTTATGCCCAAACCCAAACAGCTAACGACCTGGCAGTTAATCCATAA
- a CDS encoding XdhC family protein: MPKPKQLTTWQLIHKSGQQNLPVMLLYVLESHGSSPGRQGFLMAVNTLGEMEGSIGGGIMEHKFVEMAKEKLNYSTSELSIRTQYHDKTAAHNQSGMICSGDQTILLYRVQAVDVTAINAIITCLEQNRNGLIELSPSGIHFFADQVPETNYRFTMESEENWSYQERLGYKNQLSIIGGGHCALALSRIMGTMDFYIRLFDDRPDLYTAGLNDAAHEKIEVSSYNDLTNLIQPGEHHYVVIMTFGYRTDDLAIRALLDKQLTYIGVLGSKTKIEKLFNDYRTEGIDDETLSRIHAPIGLPIHSQTPEEIAISIAGEIIRVKNSKH; this comes from the coding sequence ATGCCCAAACCCAAACAGCTAACGACCTGGCAGTTAATCCATAAAAGTGGGCAACAGAACCTGCCGGTCATGCTGCTGTATGTACTCGAAAGTCACGGAAGCAGCCCCGGACGTCAGGGTTTCCTGATGGCCGTTAATACACTGGGTGAGATGGAGGGTTCTATCGGTGGGGGTATCATGGAGCATAAGTTTGTGGAAATGGCGAAGGAGAAACTGAACTATTCAACTTCTGAGCTTTCCATTCGGACGCAATACCACGACAAAACCGCAGCTCATAACCAAAGTGGCATGATCTGCTCTGGTGACCAAACGATTCTGTTGTATCGTGTCCAGGCGGTTGATGTGACTGCCATTAACGCCATTATAACTTGTCTTGAACAGAACCGAAACGGACTGATTGAGTTATCGCCTTCGGGTATTCATTTCTTCGCTGATCAGGTGCCCGAAACCAATTACCGATTCACAATGGAATCGGAGGAGAACTGGTCGTATCAGGAACGATTAGGCTACAAAAACCAGCTTTCTATCATTGGTGGCGGACATTGTGCGCTGGCTTTATCGCGCATAATGGGAACGATGGACTTCTATATACGCCTGTTTGATGACCGCCCAGATTTGTATACTGCTGGATTAAATGACGCAGCACACGAAAAAATCGAGGTCAGTAGTTATAATGACCTAACCAATCTGATACAGCCTGGCGAACACCATTATGTCGTTATCATGACCTTTGGCTACCGTACCGATGATCTGGCGATACGAGCGTTACTGGATAAACAGCTTACGTATATCGGAGTACTGGGCAGCAAGACCAAAATCGAAAAACTGTTTAACGACTATCGGACAGAAGGCATTGACGATGAAACGTTGAGTCGGATTCATGCCCCTATCGGTTTACCCATACATAGTCAAACACCCGAAGAAATCGCCATTAGCATTGCCGGTGAGATTATTCGCGTGAAGAACAGCAAACACTAG
- a CDS encoding Zn-dependent hydrolase, which yields MKHILLACLCLTFANVTAQLKGSSLKINQQRIQARLLELSKFGELPNGGIGRVAYSKADQDGRAYFIDLMKKAKLDVSIDFAGNIIGRRKGKNPALKPIAFGSHIDSVPNGGNYDGPVGSISALELIETLNENNIITEHPLELIIFANEEGGTVGSGALIGKISPAALKSVTQSGLTIADGIRAIGGNPDSLSKVVRKKGDVAAFIELHIEQGGILMTENLQIGVVEGIVGIEHWDATIEGAANHAGTTPMNVRRDALLAAAKVIVALNEVITSHEGRQVGTIGKIAAEPGAYNVILGKVVLGVEIRDLSHDKIWQLFREFDAKAQGIAKASETTITFTQSSIGVTPALTAKPIQDKIINAAKMLGLSYRYMQSGAGHDSQEMAQIAPVGMIFIPSVGGISHSPKEFSKGVDLGNGANVLLQTMLALDQEK from the coding sequence ATGAAACACATACTACTCGCTTGCCTCTGTTTAACATTTGCCAACGTAACGGCTCAGCTAAAGGGGAGCAGTTTGAAAATCAACCAACAACGAATTCAGGCCCGGTTGTTGGAATTGTCAAAGTTTGGTGAATTACCCAATGGTGGAATAGGGCGAGTGGCGTACAGCAAAGCCGATCAGGATGGGCGTGCTTACTTCATCGACCTCATGAAAAAGGCTAAACTTGACGTATCCATTGATTTTGCCGGGAATATTATTGGCCGACGAAAAGGCAAAAATCCAGCGTTGAAGCCCATCGCTTTTGGATCGCACATTGATAGCGTGCCGAATGGGGGCAATTATGATGGCCCTGTCGGTTCTATAAGTGCGCTGGAACTAATCGAGACTCTCAATGAAAATAATATAATTACCGAACACCCGTTGGAGTTGATCATTTTTGCCAATGAAGAAGGTGGGACGGTTGGCAGTGGAGCTTTGATTGGTAAAATCAGCCCGGCAGCGTTAAAATCGGTCACGCAAAGTGGGCTGACAATTGCCGATGGTATTCGGGCCATTGGTGGAAATCCCGATAGCCTTAGCAAGGTAGTCAGAAAAAAAGGCGATGTGGCTGCGTTTATCGAGTTACACATTGAGCAGGGTGGTATCCTGATGACCGAAAACCTCCAGATTGGCGTGGTGGAAGGGATTGTTGGCATTGAACACTGGGATGCAACGATTGAGGGAGCTGCCAATCATGCAGGAACTACTCCCATGAACGTGCGACGCGACGCGCTGTTAGCCGCTGCCAAAGTGATTGTTGCGTTGAATGAAGTGATTACGAGCCATGAAGGTCGGCAAGTGGGCACCATTGGAAAAATTGCTGCTGAGCCCGGTGCGTACAATGTAATTCTTGGTAAGGTAGTGTTGGGCGTTGAAATCCGGGATTTGTCGCATGATAAGATCTGGCAACTGTTTCGGGAGTTCGACGCGAAAGCTCAAGGAATTGCCAAAGCCTCCGAAACGACCATCACATTTACGCAATCGTCTATTGGGGTCACGCCGGCGCTTACGGCCAAACCAATTCAGGATAAAATTATCAATGCCGCTAAAATGTTGGGCTTATCCTATCGATATATGCAAAGTGGTGCCGGACACGATTCGCAGGAGATGGCTCAAATTGCACCTGTAGGCATGATTTTTATTCCGAGTGTAGGAGGCATTAGCCATTCACCCAAAGAGTTTTCGAAAGGAGTGGATCTTGGCAATGGTGCCAATGTGTTACTGCAAACGATGTTGGCGCTGGATCAGGAGAAATAA